A stretch of the Solanum dulcamara chromosome 6, daSolDulc1.2, whole genome shotgun sequence genome encodes the following:
- the LOC129891569 gene encoding putative leucine-rich repeat receptor-like serine/threonine-protein kinase At2g24130 produces the protein MGCSKFSMYIFFFMNMVFSIVLGQKNEEIMLNDRDSLVSFMSRIVSDPHHVLESWNSSNIHLCNWTGIVCDNKIHRVVELDLSHHSLRGTISPSLSGLTFLEILDLSGNLFEGKIPVELGNLFKLNQLSLSSNLLEGDIPNELGHLHELKYLDLGTNNLSGAIPLSLFCNCSASLQYMDLSNNSLRGEIPMDDHCELSGLKFLLLWSNELVGEVPKALSKSTKLEWLDLESNSLSGELPCDIVSKMPKLQFLYLSYNNFVSHSGNTDLTPFFASLVNSTNLEELELAGNSLGGELPPIIGNISKNLAQIHLDDNLINGPIPTQISSLVNITLLNLSSNHLNGTIPTELCQMRKLERLYLSNNSLSGVIPSAFGNVSHLGLLDLSKNKLSRLIPNTFANLPQLRRLLLHDNHLSGTIPSSLGECVNLEILDLSHNRITGTIPSAVAGLNSLKLYLNLSSNHLHGPIPLELSKMDMVLAIDLSSNNLSANVPSQLGSCIALEYLNLSRNSLEGRLPSSIGRLPYLKEIDVSFNVLSGEIPQTFQASSTLQKLNFSYNHLSGNVTDTGAFSSLTISSFLGNFKLCGSVQGMKSCHSKRGRHFIITILLSLLITPIFCVVGYPLLLRSKFRNQLASFNSSKVIEDTEQGGGRKEQKYPRISRMQLIEATGGFSSSSLIGAGRYGRVYKGVLKNNMSIAVKVIDTKGGGEISGSFKRECQILKRTRHRNLIRIITTCSRPDFKALVFPLMPNGSLENHLYPSHGLRHQLDLSQLVSICSDVAEGVAYLHHYSPVKVVHCDLKPSNILLDYNMTALVTDFGISTLIKAVEENTNPIDESVTYNSTDGLLCGSIGYIAPEYGMGRRASTKGDVFSFGVLLLEIVTGKRPTDVLFQQGSSLHEWVKSQYSHKLEAMIDEALQRCATTTTCTIVQRDSNIWHDIMLELIELGLMCTQYNPSTRPTMLDVALEIGRLKQYLSSSSNIVAEDVTTKS, from the exons ATGGGCTGCTCTAAGTTTTCCATGTACATTTTCTTCTTCATGAATATGGTTTTCTCTATAGTTTTAGGCCAAAAAAATGAGGAAATTATGTTAAATGATCGCGATTCGCTTGTTTCGTTCATGTCTAGGATTGTTTCTGATCCACACCATGTACTAGAAAGTTGGAATTCTTCCAACATTCATCTATGTAATTGGACAGGAATTGTATGTGACAACAAAATTCATAGAGTTGTTGAGCTTGATCTTAGTCACCATTCGTTACGTGGAACGATTTCTCCCTCCCTCTCTGGCCTCACATTCTTGGAGATTCTTGATTTGTCTGGGAACTTATTTGAAGGAAAAATCCCAGTTGAATTAGGCAATCTTTTTAAGCTTAATCAGCTAAGTTTGTCTTCTAATCTCCTAGAAGGAGATATCCCAAATGAGTTAGGACATCTTCATGAATTGAAGTATCTTGATTTGGGAACAAACAATCTTTCTGGTGCAATTCCTTTGTCTTTGTTCTGTAATTGCTCTGCATCATTACAGTATATGGATCTTTCTAACAATTCGCTTCGCGGTGAAATACCTATGGATGATCATTGTGAGTTGAGTGGTTTGAAGTTTCTTCTTCTATGGTCTAATGAACTTGTTGGTGAAGTCCCTAAAGCTCTTTCGAAATCTACAAAACTAGAATGGCTTGATCTTGAATCGAATTCGTTGAGTGGTGAGCTTCCTTGTGATATTGTAAGTAAAATGCCAAAGTTACAATTTTTATACTTGTCTTACAACAACTTTGTTAGTCATAGTGGTAATACTGACTTGACGCCTTTTTTCGCGTCTTTAGTTAATTCTACTaacttggaagaacttgagttGGCTGGGAATAGTCTTGGTGGGGAGTTACCTCCTATTATTGGTAACATCTCCAAGAACCTTGCACAGATTCATCTCGACGATAATCTTATCAATGGTCCTATCCCAACACAAATTTCGAGTCTTGTAAACATTACTCTATTGAACTTGTCTAGTAATCATCTCAATGGTACAATTCCTACAGAGTTGTGTCAAATGAGGAAACTCGAGAGGCTTTATCTATCGAATAACTCACTCTCAGGTGTCATTCCTTCTGCTTTTGGTAATGTTTCTCATTTAGGCCTTCTTGATCTGTCGAAAAACAAGCTCTCTAGATTAATCCCCAATACCTTTGCTAATCTTCCCCAACTGAGGAGGCTTCTGTTGCATGATAATCACTTATCTGGAACGATACCCTCGAGCCTAGGTGAATGTGTTAACTTGGAAATACTTGATCTTTCTCATAACAGAATCACGGGGACGATTCCAAGTGCAGTTGCTGGATTAAATAGTTTGAAGCTCTATCTTAACTTGTCTAGTAATCACTTACATGGTCCAATTCCTTTAGAGCTTAGCAAAATGGATATGGTGTTGGCAATTGATTTGTCTTCGAATAATCTCTCAGCTAATGTCCCTTCACAGCTTGGCAGCTGCATTGCTCTCGAATACTTGAATCTATCGCGTAATTCCTTAGAAGGACGTCTTCCATCTTCTATAGGAAGATTGCCTTACCTTAAGGAAATCGACGTTTCATTCAATGTGTTGAGTGGGGAAATACCACAGACGTTTCAAGCATCGTCAACTTTGCAAAAGCTCAACTTCTCCTATAACCATTTATCCGGGAACGTGACAGATACTGGTGCATTTTCATCACTAACCATTAGCTCATTCTTGGGAAATTTTAAGCTTTGTGGCTCAGTACAAGGCATGAAAAGTTGCCATAGTAAGAGGGGTAGACATTTCATAATCACAATCCTCCTTTCATTGCTTATAACTCCTATATTTTGCGTAGTTGGGTACCCTCTCCTCCTAAGGTCAAAATTCAGGAACCAATTAGCGAGTTTTAATAGCAGTAAGGTGATTGAAGATACGGAGCAAGGTGGTGGGAGGAAAGAACAAAAGTATCCGAGGATATCTCGTATGCAGCTGATTGAAGCAACGGGAGGTTTTAGCAGCTCGAGTTTAATAGGAGCAGGACGATATGGGCGTGTTTATAAAGGAGTGCTGAAAAACAACATGAGCATAGCTGTTAAAGTAATTGATACAAAAGGAGGTGGAGAGATATCAGGGAGTTTTAAAAGGGAATGTCAAATCTTGAAAAGGACTAGACATAGGAACTTGATTAGGATCATAACAACGTGTAGCAGACCGGATTTCAAAGCTCTCGTGTTCCCTCTTATGCCAAATGGAAGCCTAGAGAACCATCTGTACCCGAGCCACGGGCTGAGGCATCAACTTGACTTGTCTCAATTGGTTAGCATTTGCAGTGATGTAGCAGAAGGAGTAGCCTATCTCCACCATTATTCGCCTGTTAAAGTCGTGCATTGTGACCTCAAACCAAGCAATATCCTTCTTGATTACAACATGACAGCTTTGGTCACAGATTTTGGGATTTCAACATTAATAAAAGCTGTTGAGGAAAACACTAATCCTATCGACGAATCAGTTACTTACAACTCCACAGATGGATTACTATGTGGATCAATTGGTTACATTGCTCCTG AATATGGAATGGGAAGGAGAGCTTCAACAAAAGGAGATGTATTTAGCTTTGGAGTTTTGTTACTCGAGATTGTAACAGGTAAACGTCCCACAGACGTTCTGTTTCAACAAGGCTCGAGCTTGCACGAATGGGTGAAGAGTCAGTATTCACATAAACTCGAGGCTATGATTGATGAAGCGTTACAAAGAtgtgcaacaacaacaacttgtACCATAGTTCAACGCGATAGCAATATATGGCACGATATCATGTTAGAGTTGATTGAACTTGGCTTAATGTGTACACAGTACAATCCATCAACTAGGCCAACAATGTTGGATGTTGCACTTGAAATTGGAAGGCTAAAACAGTATCTTTCAAGTTCTTCCAACATTGTTGCTGAAGATGTCACAACAAAAAGTTAA